Below is a genomic region from Rosa chinensis cultivar Old Blush chromosome 5, RchiOBHm-V2, whole genome shotgun sequence.
CACCAGtgcaacaacaaaagaacactACATTAGGTTGTGTGATCACCAATACAACAAGAAAGGAACACTGCAGAAAAACAGGGAGCACTAACCGCAATCGTAGTATCTCAAAGACTAAAACGTCCTCCTCTGTTAAATTGAATGAAGAGCATCGATCCATCCAGAACTCGGTCCTTCCTGTGAATTTTATTCAGAAGATTGGAGTCTTAATTCACAAGAAGTCGTTCAAAGGCAGCAGCTTCACAAGCAAGTTCAAACCCATGCATCATGTCGTCCAACCTTCAAATGTCCACTGTCAATGCCAATTCACTAATCAGGTAACACAActcaacagaaagaaaaaaataaaatcaatagaCGTGCAGACGATTGTAAAATGCATGGCAGGAACATACCTGGTCTTGCAATAGGCCCAGAGTACGTAACAGTCCTCCCTTGATCATGCAGGATTTAATTTGGTGGACAATTTACACAACGGAACTTTTGCTATATATAGCCTTTCTACTGTTCACACACCGTCGAATGATCATGTGCATGTATAGTAGAAATTTCTTGGTGGAATGTCGAGAACATACCTGGTCTTGCCAAATCCGCCTTCATCTTCAACCTCTGGCATTACTAGGTGGATCCCGCAGCTTCCCTTCAGGTGACTGTGTTCGGCCGGAACAGCGATAGTTTTGATGGTTTgatattcaaattcaaaattaaccTCACAAATGGAAGTGGAAGGTGGTGGTAAGCCGGTCTCACTGAGCCGTTTAATTATTGTATCAAACGGAGCATAGTACATCCACACATGATCAGGCGATAACCCCCACCAAGGGTCTTTCAACGGTTCGGATTCTTCAATGATACACACACCGTTAATGTAGATTGCGAAGAACCTGAAAACCGAACCTCCAAACATGAAAACACCACCTTGAGCACAGAAAGCCAATCCTCCCTTGTTCTCCCACTTGAAGTTTCGAGGAAATTCAATTCTCAAGTCGTATACTTGAAGTCCTTTGTTGTCAACACCTTTAGGCCAGGGAAACCTCTCAAAAACCTTGCGGCAGGTAAACCACTCCGGAATTTCACTTCCGGGAAACTCAACATGGAATTCAGATTGCCAGCATGAGAGAAATATAGACATTAGAGCCGTTACCTCTGAAATATCCTCCGGTATATTCATTTTCTTCAACTTTGCAAACTGACGAGGCAGATAGAAGCACAGCAGATAGCAATGAGACAAGTTCATCCGAGGAGTCATTTTTGACTCTTTGCCTTCCAAAATGTTTGACAATTTTGAAACTCTGCTCAATGCAGAGCATCCTGTTAAAGTTAAACTTTCAAGATTAGGGAGGCATCCAATTGATATAGATAACTCTTTGATGCCAGTCCACCCTAAATCCAGGTATTTTAAGGATTTCATCTCTCCAGCAATTTCAAATTTCCGAAGTCCTCGGCACCCACAAAGCCTCAAAGAAACAAGATGCTTAAGAAATCCAACTGAAGGATCTACTTCAACTAAATTTACACAGTCCGTTAGATCCAACTTCACTAAGTTTGGGAATATAGAGAAGTCATGAATCCTTGTTAGAGCCGAACTATATGAAACATCGATAGATGTCATATGTTGCATAATCTGTGTGACaaaattaataaaatgaaaattttcttttgaagaTTTTGCAAGGCATAACTTCAAGAGttgtttctccaaaaaaaaaaaaaaaaactctaagaACTGAACTCTCAAATAACTATCAGTACtggataaaaatttaaaatacctTTAGTCCATTTCCCAATGGTGAGTTGGAACTCCAGGGCATCTCGAGTCCAAAAAGCATCTTCAAAATGTAAGAAGAAATGGTGAAAAAGCTTTGAACAAATTTCACAGTAGAAATCCAAAAACTGAACTCTTTAAGATACCTTCCGTGCCTTCCCAAATGGTATTGTTCGGCTCTTGTGCATCTTCAGCAGAACAAGTTTCTTAGGATAAAAGCTAGATGGAAAAGATGATAGTGGAGACCATGTCCAATCAAGGATCCTCAATTCGTTTGAGAGATACTCCACATAATCTCCAACAAATATATCACTCGAGATTATGAAAATTTGAAGATTTTTCAACTTTGAGAAGCTATCAATACTCAAGCATATCTGTTTTTGCAAACCACCCTTAACCATGATtcctttaattttatttgttccCTGCAGTGGAAAAGCAATAggagtgtcaattcttttaaaTTCTAATTATCTTCATGATTTTATGTCATCATTaattgaatatatatacattgCTTACAGTGTTTTGAGCAAAAACATGATATACATCCTCATAAAGCCATAATCTGCTACGCTCACCAGGCTCTTGGGACTCTTGACAAACTATCTCTTTGCCCATTTCTTCCAGTAGGTCATGCATCCATATCTCATTTGATTCAGTAATCCTTATGAGGGCTTTTTCTTTAAGTACTTCAATACCATATTTAGGGAGGTCACAACCTTCTAGTATATCCATCACATAGCTATATTCTTTACCtttaaagaaacatgcaatatgAAGGAAGACTTCTTTTACCAAAGGTTCCAGTGAATCATAGCTTATTTTGAGAAATTCTTGAAGCTTAGGATTTCTTTTGCAATAGTCTAATACGTCCTCCCACATCTTTATACTTCTACCACGTAGATATGAACCTAAAACTTGCAAAACCAATGGAAGCCCTTGAGCATAAAGTATCACCTTATTTATGAGTTCACTAAATTCGGGCAGAAGTCTATTTTCTTTGAAGGcattaaaaatgaaaaactcTAAAGCTTCATGATGACTTAACTTCTCTACCTCGTATATTTGATTAACATCATAAACCGTGAGCCAGTGTTTATCTCTTGTAGTTATAATTATTCTACTACCAGAACCAAACCAAGCAGGTTTTCCAACCAAATAGTTTAACTGATCCAAAGCactcacatcatcaagaattaAGAGGACCCTTTTATGGCTCAACCTTTCTTTGATCACAGTCACTCCTTCATCAACACTACTTACGTTCAATTCTTTCAATCCTAGAGTGTTAGAAAGAAGGAACTTTTGTAATATGACTAAGCCTCCATACATGCTTGATCTTTCTCTAACATTTTCCATAAAGCAGCTACCTTCAAATTTATGGGCAATCAAATTATATACAGCTTTAGCAATTGTTGTCTTACCTAATCCACCAATGCCCCATATCCCTACCATTTGTACATCATTTTCTCCAATACTTAAAAGTTTATACACATCTTCTACACGAGATTCTATTCCAACCAAGTACTTGTCCACATTTAAAAATGAACGATTTAATACTTGCTGCGAAATCTCTTCAACAATTTTAAgaataaaatcagattcatGCCTGTCAATTgcaaaaaattacaaaacataAATATCCCAAGTATATACCAAGTAAAAAGCAACGTAATCGAGTTTTCATAAAACAAAAGGTATAAACcaaggaaaaaaggaaaacaaacagaataaacataaaaacaattgacgacagtgacttggctattgaaattgaaaaaaaaaacatgctaAATTTTAATAGAAATTAAACATGCACctacttatatatatttcttcttcttctatttttatggtttttattcgtctaaaaaaataaaactagcaATTCGCAGTGTAAAGTATATAATTATGTATCATAACTAAGTCTGGAGGGTTTtcttaaccactgcaagtggcctagtggttcttgtctAGCTGTGTATGCACTCCAACCTAGGCTCAAACTCCGAAGCTATCAAAGTGGCCAGACACTATGCTGCAATGTATAGTTAGAGCAACATGCGTTGAacgggtttatcttgggcctatgAAGCTTTTGgctccccttgacaaagtaaaaaaaagatGGGTTTATCTTGGGCTTAGGAACTATAGGAAGTTTcctttgacaaagtcaaaaaaaaaagtctagaGGGCTTTGCTAATAGATAAAAaattaggaagaagaagaagaagaatataccCTCCGTCTGCTAGATGCCACCCTGACAAATTTCCTGCTTTTGTAAGAGCCTTCTTCCATCTCACCACCTTCTCCCAGTTATCATGGTGAGCAAGTGCTTGACCAAAACTACCGCGTTGGTTTCGAACATCCGATGGATCTACCTTGTAAAAAACAGGGTATACCATTTGTTGCTTTGATTCTTTGCATTGAATAATCTTCGCCAGTTCTTCCAAACACCACTTCGAGGAAGCATAGTTTTCAGAGAACACAATAACAGAAATTTTTGACTCTTCAATTGCTCTAAGAAGAGCGGGTGATATATCTTCTCCTCTTTTGAGCCCATCATCATCTCTGAAGGGTTTAATTCCTTTTTGAACTAGATTATTGTGCAAATGGCCTATGAAGTTGTTACGTGTATCCTCACCTCTAAAACTCAGAAAAACATCATGTGTCCATGATTGGGTAGTGgaaaaagaggaagaggaagaggaagaggccccAAATTGCGTGGTCATATTAC
It encodes:
- the LOC112201620 gene encoding disease resistance protein RPV1-like isoform X1, whose product is MTTQFGASSSSSSSFSTTQSWTHDVFLSFRGEDTRNNFIGHLHNNLVQKGIKPFRDDDGLKRGEDISPALLRAIEESKISVIVFSENYASSKWCLEELAKIIQCKESKQQMVYPVFYKVDPSDVRNQRGSFGQALAHHDNWEKVVRWKKALTKAGNLSGWHLADGGHESDFILKIVEEISQQVLNRSFLNVDKYLVGIESRVEDVYKLLSIGENDVQMVGIWGIGGLGKTTIAKAVYNLIAHKFEGSCFMENVRERSSMYGGLVILQKFLLSNTLGLKELNVSSVDEGVTVIKERLSHKRVLLILDDVSALDQLNYLVGKPAWFGSGSRIIITTRDKHWLTVYDVNQIYEVEKLSHHEALEFFIFNAFKENRLLPEFSELINKVILYAQGLPLVLQVLGSYLRGRSIKMWEDVLDYCKRNPKLQEFLKISYDSLEPLVKEVFLHIACFFKGKEYSYVMDILEGCDLPKYGIEVLKEKALIRITESNEIWMHDLLEEMGKEIVCQESQEPGERSRLWLYEDVYHVFAQNTGTNKIKGIMVKGGLQKQICLSIDSFSKLKNLQIFIISSDIFVGDYVEYLSNELRILDWTWSPLSSFPSSFYPKKLVLLKMHKSRTIPFGKARKMLFGLEMPWSSNSPLGNGLKIMQHMTSIDVSYSSALTRIHDFSIFPNLVKLDLTDCVNLVEVDPSVGFLKHLVSLRLCGCRGLRKFEIAGEMKSLKYLDLGWTGIKELSISIGCLPNLESLTLTGCSALSRVSKLSNILEGKESKMTPRMNLSHCYLLCFYLPRQFAKLKKMNIPEDISEVTALMSIFLSCWQSEFHVEFPGSEIPEWFTCRKVFERFPWPKGVDNKGLQVYDLRIEFPRNFKWENKGGLAFCAQGGVFMFGGSVFRFFAIYINGVCIIEESEPLKDPWWGLSPDHVWMYYAPFDTIIKRLSETGLPPPSTSICEVNFEFEYQTIKTIAVPAEHSHLKGSCGIHLVMPEVEDEGGFGKTRLDDMMHGFELACEAAAFERLLVN
- the LOC112201620 gene encoding disease resistance protein RPV1-like isoform X2, whose protein sequence is MTTQFGASSSSSSSFSTTQSWTHDVFLSFRGEDTRNNFIGHLHNNLVQKGIKPFRDDDGLKRGEDISPALLRAIEESKISVIVFSENYASSKWCLEELAKIIQCKESKQQMVYPVFYKVDPSDVRNQRGSFGQALAHHDNWEKVVRWKKALTKAGNLSGWHLADGGHESDFILKIVEEISQQVLNRSFLNVDKYLVGIESRVEDVYKLLSIGENDVQMVGIWGIGGLGKTTIAKAVYNLIAHKFEGSCFMENVRERSSMYGGLVILQKFLLSNTLGLKELNVSSVDEGVTVIKERLSHKRVLLILDDVSALDQLNYLVGKPAWFGSGSRIIITTRDKHWLTVYDVNQIYEVEKLSHHEALEFFIFNAFKENRLLPEFSELINKVILYAQGLPLVLQVLGSYLRGRSIKMWEDVLDYCKRNPKLQEFLKISYDSLEPLVKEVFLHIACFFKGKEYSYVMDILEGCDLPKYGIEVLKEKALIRITESNEIWMHDLLEEMGKEIVCQESQEPGERSRLWLYEDVYHVFAQNTGTNKIKGIMVKGGLQKQICLSIDSFSKLKNLQIFIISSDIFVGDYVEYLSNELRILDWTWSPLSSFPSSFYPKKLVLLKMHKSRTIPFGKARKMLFGLEMPWSSNSPLGNGLKIMQHMTSIDVSYSSALTRIHDFSIFPNLVKLDLTDCVNLVEVDPSVGFLKHLVSLRLCGCRGLRKFEIAGEMKSLKYLDLGWTGIKELSISIGCLPNLESLTLTGCSALSRVSKLSNILEGKESKMTPRMNLSHCYLLCFYLPRQFAKLKKMNIPEDISEVTALMSIFLSCWQSEFHVEFPGSEIPEWFTCRKVFERFPWPKGVDNKGLQVYDLRIEFPRNFKWENKGGLAFCAQGGVFMFGGSVFRFFAIYINGVCIIEESEPLKDPWWGLSPDHVWMYYAPFDTIIKRLSETGLPPPSTSICEVNFEFEYQTIKTIAVPAEHSHLKGSCGIHLVMPEVEDEGGFGKTRYVLDIPPRNFYYTCT